In Blastococcus saxobsidens DD2, the genomic stretch CCGGGAGCACCTGGTGCCGTTCCTCCCCGGCCACCCGGTCGTGGACACCGGCGCCTCCGGCCCGGTCGTGTCCGCCGCTCCCTGGGGGTCGGCGGGCATCCTGCCCATCTCCTGGGCGTACCTGCGGCTGATGGGGCCCGACGGGCTGACCAGGGCCACCGAGCACGCGATCCTGGCGGCGAACTACCTCGCCGCCCGGCTGCGCGAGCACTACCCGGTGCTCTACACGGGCACGAACGGGCTGGTGGCCCACGAGTGCATCCTCGACATCCGGCCGCTCACCAGGGCCACCGGCGTCACCAACGACGACATCGCCAAGCGGCTGATCGACTTCGGGTTCCACGCGCCGACGATGAGCTTCCCGGTCGCCGGCACGCTGATGGTCGAGCCGACCGAGAGCGAGGACAAGGCCGAGCTCGACCGGTTCGTCGAGGCGATGGTGGCCATCCGCGGTGAGATCGAGAAGGTGGCCACCGGCGAGTACGACCGCACCGACAACCCGCTGCGCAACGCGCCGCACACCCTGGCCATGGTGGCGGGGGAGTGGGACCGGCCGTACCCGCGCAGCACCGCGGTCCACCCGGTGCCGCGGTTGAAGGACCGCGGCTACCTCAGCCCGGTGCGCCGCATCGACCAGGCCTACGGCGACCGCAACCTGGTCTGCTCGTGCCCGCCGCCGGAGGCGTTCGCCGACCCGGAGCCGCAGGAGGTGGCCGGCCGCACCGCGGGTGCGCCGGACGATCTGGGCACGGTGGCCGACGTGGTCGGCGCCCGGAACTGAGGGAGGCCGTTCACCGGCACGCCGGCCGTCGCCACCGCATCGAGCAGGCGGCGCGGCGGGCGGTGGGGGAGCGGGCCCCGAAGGGGCCCTCGCTCAGGCGCTGACCGGCTGGGGGGCCAGCCAGACGTGGTGGTCGGCGACGGCGCGGCCGTCGGGCAGCAGGGCGCCGTCGTCGTCGAAGAGCACGACGCCGTTGCAGAGCAGCCGCCAGCCCTGCTCGGGGTGGCTGCTCACTACAGCGGCCAGGTCACGGGTATCGCTGGCGGGCTCGGGGCAGGGGGTGCGGTGGGTGCACATGGCGGTCACTTCCGTTTCGCCGGGAGGAAGCCGGCAGTCACCGGTGGTACGCATCCGATTACCGGACTCTCCCTCAGTGTCGGCACGACCGGGGCCCAGGTCACGTGATGCAGGTCACCGAATCACCCGTAGGGGTCGTCAGGTCCTGCCATGGTGCTCCGCGGCGGCGCATGGGTGACGCCGTGCGAGCGGCGTCTCCCCGGGCATCACAGCTTGCGGAGCAGGACCCGCCGCACCGAGTGGTCCGCGGACTTCTGCAGCACCAGCCGCGCCCGGGAGCGGGTCGGTGCGATGTTGTCCCGCAGGTTCGGCCCGTTCACCGCGGCCCAGATGTCCAGCGCCGTCTCGTGGGCCTGCTCGTCGGTGAGCGCGCCGAAGCGGTGGAAGTAGGCGGCGCGGTTCTGGAACGCGGTCCGCCGCAGCGCCAGGAAACGCTCGACGTACCAGCGTTGGATGTCTGCCTCGGCGGCGTCGACGTAGACGGAGAAGTCGAAGAAGTCCGACAGGAAGATGTCGGGAGCCGATCCGTCGGTGCGCCGGCCGGCCTGGAGGACGTTGAGCCCCTCCAGCACGAGGATGTCCGGCCGGTCGACCGCCTGCACCTGCCCGGGCACGATGTCGTAGGACTGGTGGTCGTACACCGGCGCGAACACCTCCTCCCGGCCGGACTTCACGTCGGCCAGGAAGCGCAGCAGGGCCCGGCGGTCGTAGCTCTCCGGGAAGCCCTTGCGCCCGAGCAGGCCACGCTCCTCCAGCACCGCGTTGGGCAGCAGGAAGCCGTCGGTGGTGATCAGGTCGACCCGGTGGGCGCCCGGGGTCGCCGCGAGCAGGGTCTGCAGGAGGCGGGCCGTGGTGCTCTTGCCGACGGCGACGCTGCCGGCGACGGCGATGACGAAGGGAACCTTGGCCGTGGTGTCGCCGAGGAAGTCGCTCTGCGCTGCCCACAGGCGGCGGCTGGCGGCGACGTGCAGGCTCAGCAGCCGGGCCAGCGGGAGGTAGACCGTGGCCACCTCGTCGAGGTCGATGCGATCACCGAGGGAGGCCAGGTCGTCCAGGTCGGCGGCGTCCAGCGGCAGGCTGGACCCGGCCGCGAGCGCCCGCCACGAGTCGCGGTCGAACACCGCGTAGGGCGAGATGGAGCCACGCGTCCCAGCCGTCACAGGGCCCATCGTGCCGTCCCACCCGGGAGCGACCTGCGCGCGGGTCACCCTCGGGGGTGGGCAGGGCCCGCTGGAGCGCCGGCGCAGCACCCGGCCGGGACGGCACCCGTCTAGGGTCGTCGGCGTGCCTTCCCACCCGGGGCTGCTCGAGTGCATCGAGCGGTACTTCGCCGCTGCACCGTTGCCGGACGCGCGGATCGAGACGGCCGGGGCGCTCGACGTCCCGATCGCCGATCCGGCCTGGCCCTTCCCGGCCCGCCCCCGACGGGACGGCGATCCGGTCACCGTCGACGACATCCGCGCCGCCGTCGCGCTGCAGCAGGCCGCCGGCCTCCCGGCCGCCCTGGAATGGGTGCCCGAGTGCGCCCCGGAGGTCGGCGCCGCCGCCCGGGCCGCCGGGATGACGGTGGAGGAGCTGCCGCTGCTGGTGGCCGACGACCCGGTCGACGTGGTGCTCCCGGCGGGGGTCCGGCTGTTCCTGGTGGGCGGGGACGACCCCGAGCTGCCGCACTACCAGCAGGTGGCCACGCTCGCGTTCGCTCACCCGGGCGGTGCGGCCGACGTCGAGGAGGTGCTGCTCGACGACTCGGCCGAGGCCGCGCGACGCACCGCCGTGCTGCGGGAGCGGATCGCCGACGGTCGCACCGTCATGATCGTCGCCATCGAGCACGGCAAGCCGGTCGCGGTGGGCTGGCACCAGCCGGTCGACATCGACGGGACCGAGGTCAGCGAGATCGTGGGTATCGCGACCCTGCCGAGGCTCCGCGGGCGGGGCCTGGGCGCCGGCATCGCCTCCGCGCTGGCCGCGCACGCCCGGGAGACTGCCGACCTGGTGTTCCTGGTGGCTGGTGACGACGACGTCGCGCGGGTCTACGAGCGGATCGGGTTCGCCCGCATCGCCACCACCGGCGTCGCCGAGCTGCAGGCGCCGGGGGAGTGACCCGGCCGGCGGCTCACCTGTCGCCGGGGGTCTCGATGCCGGCGGCGATCGCCGCCCCGGCCGCGGTGAGGGCCCTGCGCGCGGCGCCGTAGTCCACGGACCGCGGGGCCTCGCTGAGCAGCACGACCACCCGGGAGCCGACCACGGCGACCGAGTGCAGATGCCGCTGGCCGTCGACGCAGCACATCCACCCCTGCTTCACGGCCGGATCGCCCGGGAGCGTGCCGAACAGGCCGAACCGCTGGTCGAAGCCGTCGGCGGCCCGGGGTGTCGTCCCCCGCATCCAGCCCAGCAGCGTCCTCGCGTCGTCCGGGTGGGCGACCACCGGTAGCAACGCGAGGAACCGGGCCACGTCCTGCGCCGTCGTGACCGCCTGCCCCCACTGGCCGGGGATCTCAGCCGGCGGAGGGCCGGTGCCCGCCAGGTCGTAGCGCTCAGCCACGTCGCGCACCATCTGCGGGCCGTCGAACCACACCCACAGACGAGAGGCCGCCGGATCGTCCGACCGTCGGATCATGTCGCGCAGCAGGTCGGACTCGTCGGCCGTGAGCTCGATCGAGCCCTCGCGCGCCCGGGTGAGGATGTCCTCGGCCATGAACAGCTTGACCATCGATGCGGTCGGGAACGGCCGGCTGCTCACCGGGCCGTTGTCGGAGCCGTACGCGGCCCGGCGGGCCGCGCGTGCCTCGACAGCGCGGATGCTGCCCTCGGTGGCACGAGAGTGCTGGCGGGCGACCACGACGGCGAGTGTGCCGGACCGCCCGTAGTCGCGCACCGCGTCGGCCACGAGGCTGTCCGGAGGCCGGCCGCCGGCCGTGGCGCGCCCAGGGGCGGCCGGCAGCAGGGCGAGCAGGTGGACACCGGTCAGCAGGACCGCGAGCAGCGCGATCCTCGCGGACCGGGATCGGCGTGACGCAACTGGATGTGGCACTCCGGACTTCTACCCGGCGGCCAGCAGGTCATCCGCCGATGCTCCGGCCGTCGGGAGCCGGCGGGCGGTCCTGCCGCTGCGCAGTCGGGCAGGTGCTCAGCGGCAGGATCTCACGGCTGCTCGTAGGTGAGGACCATCGTCGCCCGCGCGAGCGTGTGGAAGAACAGGTTGAAGCCGAGCACGGCGGGCGTGGTGTCGGCGTCGACGTCCAGCCGGTCGGTGTCGACCGCGTGCACCACCACGAAGTACCGGTGCGGGCCGTGCCCGGCCGGCGGAGCGGCGCCGACGTAGCCGGCGAAGCCGCCG encodes the following:
- a CDS encoding DUF5999 family protein is translated as MCTHRTPCPEPASDTRDLAAVVSSHPEQGWRLLCNGVVLFDDDGALLPDGRAVADHHVWLAPQPVSA
- the coaA gene encoding type I pantothenate kinase, with the protein product MGPVTAGTRGSISPYAVFDRDSWRALAAGSSLPLDAADLDDLASLGDRIDLDEVATVYLPLARLLSLHVAASRRLWAAQSDFLGDTTAKVPFVIAVAGSVAVGKSTTARLLQTLLAATPGAHRVDLITTDGFLLPNAVLEERGLLGRKGFPESYDRRALLRFLADVKSGREEVFAPVYDHQSYDIVPGQVQAVDRPDILVLEGLNVLQAGRRTDGSAPDIFLSDFFDFSVYVDAAEADIQRWYVERFLALRRTAFQNRAAYFHRFGALTDEQAHETALDIWAAVNGPNLRDNIAPTRSRARLVLQKSADHSVRRVLLRKL
- a CDS encoding GNAT family N-acetyltransferase, producing the protein MPSHPGLLECIERYFAAAPLPDARIETAGALDVPIADPAWPFPARPRRDGDPVTVDDIRAAVALQQAAGLPAALEWVPECAPEVGAAARAAGMTVEELPLLVADDPVDVVLPAGVRLFLVGGDDPELPHYQQVATLAFAHPGGAADVEEVLLDDSAEAARRTAVLRERIADGRTVMIVAIEHGKPVAVGWHQPVDIDGTEVSEIVGIATLPRLRGRGLGAGIASALAAHARETADLVFLVAGDDDVARVYERIGFARIATTGVAELQAPGE
- a CDS encoding LppW family protein; the encoded protein is MPHPVASRRSRSARIALLAVLLTGVHLLALLPAAPGRATAGGRPPDSLVADAVRDYGRSGTLAVVVARQHSRATEGSIRAVEARAARRAAYGSDNGPVSSRPFPTASMVKLFMAEDILTRAREGSIELTADESDLLRDMIRRSDDPAASRLWVWFDGPQMVRDVAERYDLAGTGPPPAEIPGQWGQAVTTAQDVARFLALLPVVAHPDDARTLLGWMRGTTPRAADGFDQRFGLFGTLPGDPAVKQGWMCCVDGQRHLHSVAVVGSRVVVLLSEAPRSVDYGAARRALTAAGAAIAAGIETPGDR